TCATACCAGGGTCTTTATTCTAGATGCTCAGCAAGAAATTATTAGAACAAAGCTTAATATTACAGTCCAAAAAGGTACTTACCTGTGTACCATAATGATATGAAAATCCTTGCGCTGCAAACATAATACAGAGGAACATTGTTAAAATCTACAATAATGCATCCATTGTTAAGATATACAAACACAGGATGTATCGGTGTTAAAATTGAGTACACTACAAAGGGACTCAAATAATTGTTTACCAGATAACATATTTGTTTGAATCATGTACAGATGACATCGCCAGTTCTCAACAAATTAAAGTAAAGATTCTAGCCCTAGCACTTGGGGAAAGCATACACAGAACAGATCACTCCTAATTAAGTCTCAACTTTAAGGAAGCCAATGTTTATGTAAATACATAATGTATTAAAGACATTTTCCCTGGGTTACATCTAGCATTCTGGCAAAAGGGCTAAAACATTCAGTTGGATGACTaataaaaacaaacattttcagTGCTGTAAGCAGAAATCCTTTGGTAGTAATATAGATATGCTGGCACGATATCTTACTTCTCAAAAAAGTGACAAAAGATTTAATCCGAGATAAGGATATACTGATATACAGAGCTCTAAAACaatcaaagagaaaaaaaaggagatcacTCAGCTAACACCTCATTTTTGCCTTCAAAGAGGTGGAGAAATCAAGCAATAAAACACTGCAGGAAAACAAGCCACTACACTCTTACTACCTTTTTTGTTCATGTGAAGAAGGGATTAGGCCATTAGGGAAAGTCAGAAAGAGATAAATTGGTGGCAAAtaaacttactcagattttaacaTGAAAATAAACCAAAGAAACAATTTTGCCAAACCATATGCTATTAGCAAAATTGCTCTAACATATCAGCATTACACACGTACGTCTCAGATGTTTAGGTAAATATCCAAACTTATCCCCTATAACATGCAGTGATACAGGCAAACATGCAGGAGCAAAATATTTCCAAGCCATTGACTTACAGAAAATCAGCCAACCGGTTTGCAAGCAAATCTCTTCTGCTCTACTGTCACTTCAATGCATCAGTTATCAATTCAATCTGAAATACGTGCAGCATGAGCATAACTTGATGAACAATATATAGGATAGATAATCTGCAGCCTATCAGTTGCTTTCCATTGTTTATTTCATATGTAGCAGATGTAGAAAAAGGAGGTAGGGGTGACAACAGCGCAAGAAAATTTTGGAGCAGTAGAACACCATCGAACACAACAGCAATGACTAATAAGATGGACTCACATTCATGGTGCTGACTCTCTTCCTGCTCTATCCTCTGGAACTGCCTAATTTAGCTGAACAAAAGAAGAGGAATTAACAAAGAGAAGTCTATTAAGCATAAAAGATACCGAACTGTGGTGGAGGGGATGGCGAGGAACGACACATCGGCCAGCAGCCCATTTTCAGGCAGAGGATTCAGATCGAGCGTCAGCGGTCGGACTTGGAGATGGATGATTTGCCTGATTGCCAGGACACATTGCAGCCTTTCAATCTAGCCGCGTGCGCAAACCCTAGGGTCCTCTCCAGCCGCCGCAGTGGTGCATGGACCTCCGCGTGCCAGTGTGCCACGGTGCTCTAGCGACCATACTAAAATGGTAAAACCTCACCGCTGCCCACTCAAGGCCGCCTCCTCCATCGTTACCGACCAGATGAATGGAGCAACGGTGGCGACGGTCAGGGAGATGCGGCATGGATGTCACGAGCGGTGGGTTGTGGCGTCGGCGACGAACTCCACTCGTGAGCGTAGGGCACAGCAAAAATGGCGACGATGCCCtgttgcggtggcggcggcggtcgagggcggcgaggagggagcaCGGGGCggcgatgaggcggcggcgatggagggcgCGCGGAggaaggggcgacggcggcgaggaggcggcgcggtcaAGGGACGCGTGGGAGGGGGCGCGGGTCGCGGGGGCATCGACCCTTTTTACGCTTTTTTCCTTCCGGATCGCatgtaccctttttttttatttttgtcgcTCCAAACGTGCAGATGTACGTTTCTACGTTGGATCGTGTATCTACTTTAGCTTCACCATCATTAATccgaattttttaagtagtagagatttgaatttacttttctACTATAAAGATTTTGTTGCTATAAACATGATCTATGAGAAAATAATAGTTTAGAAGATGGTGGCAAATTAAACTGTGGCCTTCTATACTGTGAAACAGCGTAACTACTCAGGAATTAGAGTTTGACCGGGTCTTATAATGTCTGACAAAGGTCCTACTTAGTACTCCGTATATGAATAAAACTCTAGTATATGTTTGTCATACCGAATAAAAGTAATTAGTTTCTATCTATATCTCTAAACTTACTTAAAATCTAAGTCACATATATGCTCTTATATATACCAACAAGTCAATAAGTCCAATATTTTCGGTATAACTCTCTCGATCTCCCTATATTATTCAACACTCTTTATAGTACTCACGGCGCTGCTAAAATCAAATTGTGATAGGTTGATCTAGGGTTtctttaataattaattaattaatctctccCACACCTGCATCGCAACGCGtgaatcgatcgatctcacAGCAGCAAGTGATCTGATTAGCAATGCccatggagacgacgacgacgacggcgacggagtcgATGAGCAAGATGGAGACAGTAAGAGGAACGCACCGGTTTACATTTCACGGCTACAGCTTgtgcaagggcggcggcgccggccggtgcatTCGCTCCGGCACCTTCACCGTCGGCGGCTACGACTGGTGCATCTGCTTCTACCCGGAgggccagggcggcggcggcggcggcgaccgggaaCACGTCTCGGTCAAGCTCAGGCTGGTCACCCGCTGCGCCACGGCCACCGCGTTCTACGAGCTCCGCCTGCTCGACCAGGacaccggccgcgccgccgccgtcgcccgggcCTCCGGCGCGCCCAGGGTGTTCGCGTCGAGCAATCCCGGCACGGCGTGCTTCGGCCGCCGCGCGTTCATGGAGCGGAGCAAGCTGGAGGCGTCGCCCGCGTGCCTGCGCGGCGACAGCGTCGTCATCGACTGCGccgtccgcgtcgtcgtccacgaccccgtcgtcgccgccgtgcggcgCCGCGAGGCGCCGGACGACGTCCCGCCGTCGAACATACTCCGGCAGCTGGTGGCGCAGGTGGAGTCCGAGGGCGCCGACGTGACGTTCGCCGTGCAGGGGGAGACGTTCACGGCGCACCGCCTGATGCTCGCCGCGCGGTCGCCGGTGTTCAAGGCGGAGCTCTACGGCGCCATGAAGGAGAAGGACGCCGACCACGtcatcgccatcgccgacgtGCAGCCGGCCGTGTTCAAGGCCCTCCTCCATTTCATCTACACCGACGACATGCCACCcgacctcggcctcgccgcctctgacgacgacgacgacgacaccgacAGAATCGACATGGCACGACAcctgctcgtcgccgccgaccggtaCGCCGTCGAGAGGCTGCGGGTGATCTGCGAGCGCGTGCTCCGGCGAAGCCTCGGAGTCGAGACGGTGATCGACACGATGGCATTGGCCGAACAGCATAGCTGCGGCGAGCTCAAGGAAGCTTGCCTCGAGTTCATCGATTCTCATAGCAAGCGAATCGTGGAGAGTGATGGTTACAAGAACCTCAAGAGGGCGTGCCCTTTGCTCGTCGCAGACATGTGGGAGAGGATCGTCCGATCACGTCTAGAGTATACAGACACGTATTTAAAGTgttaaacataaactaataacaaaacaaattacagatttcgcctataaactgcgatacgaatttattaaatctaattaatccatcattagcaaatgtttactgtagcaccacattgttagatcatggagcaattaatcTCAAGAGGGCGTGCCCGTTGGTCGTCGCAAACATGTGGGAAAGGATCGTCCGATCACGTCGAGAGTAAATATTAAAACATTGCTCATGCAATGTTGAGGATGATATAGCCATGAACATTAA
The Oryza glaberrima chromosome 8, OglaRS2, whole genome shotgun sequence DNA segment above includes these coding regions:
- the LOC127781995 gene encoding BTB/POZ and MATH domain-containing protein 2-like, encoding MPMETTTTTATESMSKMETVRGTHRFTFHGYSLCKGGGAGRCIRSGTFTVGGYDWCICFYPEGQGGGGGGDREHVSVKLRLVTRCATATAFYELRLLDQDTGRAAAVARASGAPRVFASSNPGTACFGRRAFMERSKLEASPACLRGDSVVIDCAVRVVVHDPVVAAVRRREAPDDVPPSNILRQLVAQVESEGADVTFAVQGETFTAHRLMLAARSPVFKAELYGAMKEKDADHVIAIADVQPAVFKALLHFIYTDDMPPDLGLAASDDDDDDTDRIDMARHLLVAADRYAVERLRVICERVLRRSLGVETVIDTMALAEQHSCGELKEACLEFIDSHSKRIVESDGYKNLKRACPLLVADMWERIVRSRLEYTDTYLKC